The Microbacterium paraoxydans genome includes a window with the following:
- a CDS encoding FAD-binding oxidoreductase yields the protein MVDHVESAQPTVHRPSTVSEVAALVRAAAQGAVPLTVVSGGHGPWSHASVPGLRLELGELSSIEVDGTAVRIGGGAVWGDVATALAGHGLALSSGDTASVGVGGLTLGGGIGWMVRAWGLAVDQLVGAQVVTASGDVVEVSATQHPDLFWALRGGGGNFGIVTRFDFEAHRLPGIALAESVVEGDATAVLRAARELLRDAPSELTVTYMDVPPMDPSAPAGARLTAVWAGPDPEALRVELAPITALDGVTTEITEPAYRDILMEMPQPEGGEAPAPPGFLGGNGLVADLNDETIDRLVAYRREYPASVVFLRSLGGAFGDVPQEETAFPARTATWFVMAGAFDVPGLLDEQGREKAAADAQRIVGGRLAEYSNFVDRERPDAVSGMYDGDAYERLRAVKAQWDPQNVFRRNHNILV from the coding sequence ATGGTCGACCACGTCGAATCCGCACAGCCCACCGTCCACCGTCCCTCCACCGTCTCCGAGGTCGCCGCGCTCGTCCGCGCCGCCGCGCAGGGGGCGGTCCCCCTGACCGTCGTCTCCGGCGGCCACGGGCCCTGGTCCCACGCCTCCGTTCCCGGTCTGCGGCTCGAACTCGGGGAGCTCTCCTCGATCGAGGTCGACGGCACCGCCGTGCGCATCGGTGGCGGTGCGGTCTGGGGCGATGTCGCGACAGCCCTCGCCGGCCACGGCCTCGCCCTGAGCTCCGGCGACACGGCCAGCGTCGGTGTCGGTGGTCTCACGCTCGGCGGCGGCATCGGCTGGATGGTGCGCGCCTGGGGCCTCGCCGTCGATCAGCTCGTCGGCGCCCAGGTCGTCACCGCGAGCGGAGACGTGGTGGAGGTGTCTGCCACGCAGCATCCCGACTTGTTCTGGGCGCTGCGCGGCGGTGGCGGCAACTTCGGCATCGTCACCCGTTTCGACTTCGAAGCGCATCGCCTGCCGGGGATCGCGCTGGCCGAGTCCGTCGTCGAGGGCGACGCGACCGCCGTGCTCCGGGCCGCGCGCGAACTCCTCCGCGACGCCCCGAGCGAGCTCACCGTCACGTACATGGACGTGCCGCCCATGGACCCGAGTGCGCCGGCCGGTGCCCGGCTGACCGCCGTGTGGGCGGGGCCCGACCCGGAAGCGCTGCGCGTGGAACTCGCGCCGATCACCGCGCTCGACGGTGTCACCACGGAGATCACCGAGCCCGCCTACCGGGACATCCTGATGGAGATGCCGCAGCCCGAGGGCGGCGAGGCCCCCGCCCCTCCCGGGTTCCTCGGCGGGAACGGTCTCGTCGCCGATCTCAACGACGAGACGATCGATCGGCTGGTGGCCTATCGGCGGGAGTACCCCGCCTCGGTCGTGTTCCTCCGGTCCCTCGGTGGGGCGTTCGGCGACGTACCGCAGGAGGAGACGGCCTTCCCGGCGCGCACCGCGACCTGGTTCGTCATGGCCGGTGCCTTCGACGTCCCCGGGCTACTCGACGAGCAGGGGCGCGAGAAGGCCGCGGCCGACGCGCAGCGGATCGTCGGGGGCCGCCTCGCCGAGTACAGCAACTTCGTCGACCGCGAGCGCCCGGACGCGGTGTCCGGGATGTACGACGGCGACGCCTACGAGCGTCTGCGGGCGGTGAAGGCGCAGTGGGACCCGCAGAACGTGTTCCGCCGCAACCACAACATCCTCGTCTGA
- a CDS encoding response regulator transcription factor: MTSDLPELRRPDGSPLRILAVDDEQMLTDLLAMALRMEGWEVRTASSGLEAIQVAKEFEPDALVLDIMMPDLDGMAVLKRLREAGNLVPVLFLTAKDAVGDRVAGLTAGGDDYVTKPFSLEEVIARLRAIIRRTGHASADDGQSILRVADLTLNEDSHEVVRDGVEIELTATEFELLRYLMRNERRVLSKAQILDRVWSYDFGGKSSVVELYISYLRKKIDAGRTPLLHTVRGVGYMIKAPQ, from the coding sequence ATGACCAGCGACCTGCCCGAACTGCGCCGCCCCGACGGCTCCCCTCTGCGCATCCTTGCCGTGGACGACGAGCAGATGCTCACCGATCTGCTCGCCATGGCCCTGCGCATGGAGGGCTGGGAGGTGCGCACCGCCTCCTCCGGTCTCGAGGCGATCCAGGTCGCGAAAGAGTTCGAGCCGGACGCCCTCGTGCTCGACATCATGATGCCCGACCTCGACGGGATGGCCGTGCTCAAGCGCCTCCGCGAAGCGGGCAATCTCGTCCCCGTCCTCTTCCTCACGGCGAAGGATGCCGTGGGCGACCGCGTCGCCGGGCTCACCGCCGGGGGCGACGACTACGTGACCAAGCCCTTCAGCCTGGAGGAGGTGATCGCCCGGCTCCGCGCGATCATCCGGCGCACCGGACACGCCAGCGCCGACGACGGGCAGTCGATCCTCCGGGTCGCCGATCTCACGCTCAACGAGGACAGCCACGAGGTCGTCCGGGACGGCGTGGAGATCGAGCTGACCGCGACCGAGTTCGAACTGCTGCGCTACCTCATGCGCAACGAGCGCCGGGTGCTGTCCAAGGCGCAGATCCTGGACCGCGTCTGGAGCTACGACTTCGGCGGCAAGTCGTCGGTCGTGGAGCTCTACATCTCCTACCTCCGGAAGAAGATCGACGCCGGGCGCACGCCCCTCCTGCACACCGTGCGCGGCGTCGGCTACATGATCAAGGCCCCGCAGTGA
- a CDS encoding ABC transporter permease, with translation MYGRYLRRELAGRKKQTAIVAIGLAIAIGLVIVVNALTTGVRVAQAQSLAAVYGVGTDLTVTGAAAEPGDGTGPRFEFDEDAGESDGETTTLEQSTLRTDFGRTTLDAAVLDTVAGTDGVAAATGALSLTNSTFSGELPSGGFGGQDGAEGGEAPAEGQAPPQGGGGGGGGAFGIDSFTVLGIDPSATEVGPLASADIGEGRGLDADDSGDLVALVDSTYAATADIAVGDTLDVAGSDVEVVGLLTSASDAADTAADVYLPLDTAQELAGVEDVISTVYVQADSAASIDEVQTALAEELPDATVSSQSELAATVSGSLSNATALVTNLGTWLSIIVLAVAVLLSVLLTLSGVGRRTREFGTLKAMGWSNGRVVRQVAGESMVQGLLGGAAGLVLGLAGILIITVAQPTVAAGSAAVGGGPEGGGGFGGPGGMAPGAETATDIVLQAPLTPWVLVAAVGLAVLGGLVAGAFGGWRAARLSPAEALRSVV, from the coding sequence ATGTACGGACGATATCTGCGGCGCGAACTCGCGGGCCGCAAGAAGCAGACGGCGATCGTGGCCATCGGTCTCGCGATCGCGATCGGACTCGTGATCGTGGTGAACGCCCTGACGACCGGTGTGCGCGTCGCCCAGGCGCAGTCGCTCGCGGCGGTGTACGGGGTCGGGACGGATCTCACCGTCACGGGTGCCGCCGCGGAACCGGGCGACGGGACGGGGCCGCGGTTCGAGTTCGACGAGGACGCGGGGGAGAGCGACGGCGAGACCACCACCCTGGAGCAGTCGACCCTGCGCACGGACTTCGGCCGGACGACGCTCGATGCCGCGGTGCTGGACACGGTGGCCGGTACGGACGGCGTCGCCGCCGCGACCGGTGCGCTGAGCCTGACGAACTCGACCTTCTCGGGCGAGCTGCCGAGCGGCGGCTTCGGTGGGCAGGACGGTGCGGAGGGCGGCGAGGCGCCCGCGGAGGGCCAGGCGCCTCCGCAGGGCGGCGGGGGCGGCGGGGGCGGTGCGTTCGGCATCGACTCGTTCACCGTCCTCGGCATCGACCCGTCCGCGACGGAGGTCGGCCCGCTGGCCTCCGCCGACATCGGCGAGGGGCGTGGGCTGGACGCCGACGACAGCGGAGACCTCGTCGCTCTCGTCGACAGCACGTACGCCGCGACCGCGGACATCGCCGTCGGCGACACCCTGGACGTCGCAGGCTCCGACGTCGAGGTCGTCGGCCTCCTCACGTCGGCGTCCGATGCCGCAGACACCGCGGCGGATGTCTACCTCCCGCTCGACACCGCGCAGGAGCTGGCCGGGGTGGAGGACGTGATCTCCACGGTGTACGTGCAGGCGGATTCGGCGGCGTCCATCGACGAGGTGCAGACGGCCTTGGCGGAGGAGCTTCCCGACGCCACAGTCTCCTCGCAGTCCGAGCTCGCCGCGACCGTGTCCGGCTCGCTCTCGAACGCGACGGCGCTCGTCACGAACCTCGGCACCTGGCTGTCGATCATCGTCCTCGCCGTCGCCGTGCTGCTCTCGGTGCTCCTCACCCTCTCCGGCGTCGGCCGCCGCACCCGCGAGTTCGGCACCCTGAAGGCGATGGGGTGGTCGAACGGCCGCGTCGTGCGTCAGGTCGCCGGGGAGTCGATGGTGCAGGGACTCCTCGGAGGAGCGGCAGGTCTCGTGCTCGGCCTCGCCGGGATCCTGATCATCACCGTCGCGCAGCCGACCGTGGCCGCCGGCTCCGCGGCCGTCGGCGGAGGCCCGGAGGGAGGAGGCGGCTTCGGTGGCCCCGGCGGCATGGCCCCGGGCGCGGAGACCGCCACCGACATCGTGCTGCAGGCACCGCTGACCCCCTGGGTGCTCGTCGCCGCCGTGGGCCTCGCGGTGCTGGGCGGGCTCGTCGCCGGCGCCTTCGGAGGCTGGCGGGCGGCGCGACTGAGCCCCGCCGAGGCCCTGCGGTCCGTCGTATGA
- a CDS encoding FMN-binding protein: MIRTTVPTSVRTGSALLGIAGLFVLAGCSSTGDAADTSTGTDETAGSSSSSSSSGGDASGTYTDGTYTADGSYQTPETVEEITVTLTLADGVVTEVEVTGDPKAPETERYQGEFIDGIADEVVGKPIDELNVSRVAGSSLTSGGFNDAVASIKEQAAA; the protein is encoded by the coding sequence ATGATCCGCACGACCGTTCCGACCTCTGTCCGCACGGGCTCCGCCCTTCTCGGGATCGCGGGGCTGTTCGTCCTCGCCGGATGCTCGTCGACCGGCGACGCGGCAGACACCTCGACCGGCACCGACGAGACCGCGGGGTCGAGCTCCTCGTCCTCCTCGAGCGGGGGTGACGCCTCCGGCACCTACACCGACGGCACGTACACCGCCGACGGCTCGTACCAGACCCCGGAGACGGTGGAGGAGATCACCGTCACGCTCACCCTCGCCGACGGCGTCGTGACGGAGGTCGAGGTGACCGGCGACCCGAAGGCTCCGGAGACCGAGCGGTACCAGGGCGAGTTCATCGACGGGATCGCCGACGAGGTCGTGGGGAAGCCGATCGACGAGCTGAACGTCAGCCGGGTCGCCGGGTCGTCGCTCACGAGCGGCGGCTTCAACGACGCCGTGGCCTCCATCAAGGAGCAGGCCGCCGCCTAG
- a CDS encoding FAD-dependent oxidoreductase: protein MTTAFAAARQRVLAVLGALSMYRLVLFALTALALIALVLSLLGVIVSPTPVELVASFLVLAVVISAVDAVAQRLLRLPWRVESSLVTALILLFVLRPGIEPSALLGLAIAGAVASVSKYLIAWRGRHIFNPAAFGAAVVSILGAFGAFSWLGTSSSWWVGTPVLVIPVVLLGLAVLWRTEKVGVVLLFLVVAVATSIVRQAVQAVQFDVAFDVVTALSFAVLQSPFLFLGAFMLSEPLTLPPRRRQQLVVAVVVGVLAGWPISVAGLFTLGQERALLIGNLVAFAFALRGSVRLVLESRASVTPTAQELTFRAKGRVRFLPGQYLELDVPHRRPDARGTRREFSIVSAPADLPTLRIAYKNGDQQHPSSYKRALAAAEPGATFAVTGTWGDFILPRGEQPVLMVAAGIGVTPFVSQLRQLQATGERRDIVLVYVASSAEELAFRDELAATGVRAVVFTRDEPDDLPAHWTWAQGARLDAETLEHAVGGLSARHAFISGPPRLIADLAPALQKARSLTTDAFAGY, encoded by the coding sequence ATGACCACCGCCTTCGCCGCCGCCCGCCAGCGCGTCCTCGCCGTGCTCGGCGCACTGTCGATGTACCGTCTCGTGCTGTTCGCGCTGACGGCCCTCGCACTCATCGCGCTCGTGCTGTCCCTGCTCGGGGTGATCGTCTCTCCGACGCCGGTGGAGCTGGTGGCATCCTTCCTCGTGCTCGCGGTCGTGATTTCGGCCGTGGACGCGGTCGCGCAGCGCCTGCTCCGCCTGCCCTGGCGCGTGGAGTCTTCACTCGTCACGGCCCTCATCCTCCTCTTCGTGCTGCGTCCCGGCATCGAGCCGTCGGCACTGCTCGGCCTCGCCATCGCGGGCGCGGTGGCCAGCGTGTCCAAGTACCTCATCGCCTGGCGAGGACGCCACATCTTCAACCCGGCGGCGTTCGGTGCCGCGGTCGTGTCGATCCTGGGGGCGTTCGGGGCGTTCAGCTGGCTCGGCACCTCGTCCTCCTGGTGGGTCGGCACGCCGGTGCTCGTTATCCCCGTCGTCCTCCTCGGGCTCGCCGTGCTCTGGCGTACGGAGAAGGTCGGGGTCGTCCTGCTCTTCCTCGTCGTCGCCGTCGCCACCTCGATCGTGCGGCAGGCGGTGCAGGCCGTGCAGTTCGACGTGGCCTTCGACGTCGTGACGGCGCTGTCGTTCGCGGTGCTCCAGTCGCCGTTCCTCTTCCTCGGCGCGTTCATGCTGTCGGAGCCCTTGACGCTCCCGCCGCGTCGCCGGCAGCAGCTCGTCGTCGCCGTCGTCGTGGGCGTGCTCGCGGGCTGGCCGATCTCGGTGGCCGGTCTGTTCACGCTCGGGCAGGAGCGCGCTCTGCTCATCGGGAACCTCGTGGCCTTCGCGTTCGCGCTCCGCGGGTCCGTGCGTCTCGTCCTGGAGAGCCGCGCCTCCGTGACGCCGACCGCCCAGGAGCTCACCTTCCGCGCGAAGGGCCGCGTGCGGTTCCTCCCCGGGCAGTATCTCGAGCTCGACGTGCCGCACCGACGGCCGGACGCGCGGGGGACGCGCCGCGAGTTCAGCATCGTGTCCGCTCCGGCCGACCTTCCGACCCTTCGCATCGCGTACAAGAACGGCGACCAGCAGCACCCGTCGAGCTACAAGCGGGCTCTTGCGGCGGCCGAGCCCGGTGCGACGTTCGCCGTGACCGGAACCTGGGGCGACTTCATCCTCCCGCGCGGCGAGCAGCCGGTGCTCATGGTCGCGGCCGGCATCGGTGTGACCCCGTTCGTGTCGCAGCTCCGGCAGCTCCAAGCGACGGGGGAGCGGCGCGACATCGTCCTCGTCTACGTGGCGTCCTCGGCGGAAGAGCTCGCCTTCCGTGACGAGCTCGCCGCGACGGGTGTGCGAGCGGTCGTGTTCACCCGCGACGAGCCGGACGACCTCCCCGCGCACTGGACCTGGGCGCAGGGGGCCCGCCTGGACGCGGAGACGCTGGAGCACGCGGTGGGGGGCCTCTCGGCGCGGCACGCCTTCATCTCCGGGCCGCCGCGGCTCATCGCCGACCTCGCGCCCGCGCTGCAGAAGGCCCGTTCCCTCACCACCGACGCCTTCGCCGGCTACTGA
- the gndA gene encoding NADP-dependent phosphogluconate dehydrogenase — protein sequence MPEASANIGVVGLAVMGSNLARNLASREGNTVAIFNRSYEKTQTLLDEHPEAGFIPAKTYQEFADSLQKPRTAIIMVKAGAPTDAVIDSLVEVFEPGDIIVDGGNAYFPDTIRREKAVRETGINFVGAGISGGEEGALTGPSIMPGGSDESWVTLGPILKSIAAVAEGEPCVTHVGHDGAGHFVKMVHNGIEYADMQLIAEAYDLIRRGTGKTPAEIAEIFAEWNRGELESYLIEITAEVLRQVDASTGKPLVDVILDQAGAKGTGAWTVQTALSLGVPVSGIAEATFARSLSSHPEQRAVAAALPGPDEEFTVPADEVDAFVEDVRLALYASKIVAYSQGFDEIRAGAAEYGWNIDLGAISKIWRGGCIIRAQFLNRIADAYAETPDLPVLMTAPYFAEALTRGQAAWRRVVVTAAQSGIPAPAFSSSLSYYDGIRADRLPAALVQGQRDFFGAHTYKRIDKEGTFHTLWSGDRSEIEAEDTH from the coding sequence GTGCCCGAAGCATCAGCGAACATCGGAGTCGTCGGACTCGCCGTCATGGGGTCGAACCTCGCCCGCAACCTCGCGAGCCGCGAGGGCAACACCGTGGCGATCTTCAACCGCAGCTACGAGAAGACGCAGACCCTCCTCGACGAGCATCCCGAGGCGGGCTTCATCCCGGCGAAGACCTACCAGGAGTTCGCCGATTCGCTGCAGAAGCCGCGTACCGCCATCATCATGGTCAAGGCCGGAGCTCCGACCGACGCCGTGATCGACTCCCTCGTCGAGGTCTTCGAGCCGGGCGACATCATCGTCGACGGCGGCAACGCCTACTTCCCGGACACCATCCGCCGCGAGAAGGCCGTCCGCGAGACCGGCATCAACTTCGTCGGCGCCGGCATCTCCGGCGGCGAGGAGGGGGCCCTCACCGGCCCCTCGATCATGCCGGGCGGCTCCGACGAGTCCTGGGTCACGCTCGGGCCCATCCTGAAGTCCATCGCCGCGGTCGCCGAGGGCGAGCCCTGCGTGACGCACGTCGGCCACGACGGCGCCGGCCACTTCGTCAAGATGGTGCACAACGGCATCGAGTACGCCGACATGCAGCTCATCGCCGAGGCGTACGACCTCATCCGGCGCGGCACCGGCAAGACGCCCGCGGAGATCGCCGAGATCTTCGCCGAGTGGAACCGCGGCGAGCTGGAGTCGTACCTCATCGAGATCACCGCCGAGGTGCTGCGGCAGGTCGACGCGTCCACCGGCAAGCCGCTGGTCGACGTCATCCTGGACCAGGCCGGCGCGAAGGGCACCGGCGCCTGGACCGTGCAGACCGCGCTCTCCCTGGGCGTGCCGGTCTCGGGTATCGCCGAGGCGACCTTCGCCCGCTCCCTCTCCTCGCACCCCGAGCAGCGCGCGGTCGCCGCCGCGCTTCCCGGCCCGGACGAGGAGTTCACGGTCCCGGCCGACGAGGTCGACGCGTTCGTCGAGGACGTCCGCCTGGCGCTCTACGCCTCCAAGATCGTCGCCTACTCGCAGGGCTTCGACGAGATCCGCGCCGGTGCCGCCGAGTACGGCTGGAACATCGATCTCGGTGCGATCTCCAAGATCTGGCGCGGCGGCTGCATCATCCGTGCACAGTTCCTGAACCGGATCGCGGACGCCTACGCCGAGACCCCCGACCTGCCGGTGCTGATGACGGCTCCGTACTTCGCCGAGGCGCTCACCCGCGGCCAGGCGGCATGGCGCCGCGTGGTGGTCACGGCGGCGCAGTCCGGCATCCCGGCTCCCGCCTTCTCGTCGTCGCTGTCGTACTACGACGGCATCCGCGCCGACCGCCTCCCGGCCGCTCTCGTGCAGGGCCAGCGCGACTTCTTCGGTGCGCACACCTACAAGCGCATCGACAAGGAGGGCACCTTCCACACGCTGTGGTCGGGCGACCGCTCCGAGATCGAGGCCGAAGACACGCACTGA
- a CDS encoding ABC transporter ATP-binding protein, with protein MTDSEARVPAPSAATPLYRATGVTRTYTRRGRTVTALTGVDLEIMPGAFVTIQGPTGGGKSTLLQLLGALDTPTSGTLQLDGRELSSASSSELGRIRAQEIGFVFQGFNLIPTLTAAENVDMALEPLGIDPAERRTRVAAALAHVGLADRGDHRPAELSGGQQQRVAIARAIVKRPRVLLADEPTGNLDERMRDEILDLLERLCAEGITMVVVTHDSAVARRATKRLRLTQGTVRDITR; from the coding sequence ATGACGGATTCCGAGGCCCGCGTTCCGGCCCCGTCGGCGGCGACCCCGCTGTACCGGGCGACGGGCGTCACCCGCACCTATACGCGGAGGGGACGGACGGTGACGGCACTCACCGGCGTCGATCTGGAGATCATGCCCGGCGCCTTCGTCACGATCCAGGGGCCGACCGGAGGGGGCAAGTCGACGCTGCTGCAGCTGCTGGGGGCGCTCGACACCCCGACCTCCGGGACGCTGCAGCTGGACGGCCGTGAACTGTCGTCGGCCTCGTCGTCGGAGCTGGGGCGGATCCGCGCGCAGGAGATCGGCTTCGTCTTCCAGGGGTTCAACCTGATCCCGACGCTGACGGCGGCGGAGAACGTCGACATGGCCCTGGAGCCGCTCGGCATCGACCCGGCGGAACGACGCACCCGGGTCGCCGCCGCTCTCGCCCACGTCGGCCTGGCGGACCGCGGAGACCATCGTCCGGCGGAGCTGTCCGGCGGACAGCAGCAGCGTGTCGCGATCGCGCGGGCGATCGTCAAGCGCCCCCGGGTGCTGCTCGCGGACGAGCCGACGGGCAACCTTGACGAGAGGATGCGCGACGAGATCCTCGACCTGCTGGAGCGACTCTGCGCGGAGGGCATCACGATGGTCGTCGTCACGCACGACTCCGCGGTGGCGCGGCGGGCGACGAAACGGCTGCGTCTGACGCAGGGGACGGTGAGGGACATCACCCGATAG
- a CDS encoding sensor histidine kinase produces the protein MSLQTRLMTAVIGFVSLILVIVAVITSATLGSTLEDQLDNKVKSYAATIRDRIVEGIAPSEATVDNILYRLDPMPGLLLSLGSPIAGPSGVAFEDSRGALNSTPQPLTPGQLQQLYGTVALGTPATVSFDGLGSYRVVATTASNGVVVVTGLPRDDIQHQLTQLLTVILLATAGGLILLALTTAVTIRVGLRPLRAVAATATRVANQQLDRGEVSITERVPASEADPRTETGLVGAALNKLLDHVDTSLSARQKNEEQMRRFVADASHELRTPLASIRGYSELSLRALRQAPEATKEDAVIEGTTSSLERIQAQSLRMTRLVEDLLLLARLDEGRELVYGTVDLAQLALEGLSDARPTAADHHWNIEVPDEPVTVLGDAGRLHQVVANLLANARTHTPAGTTVTLSVAREGDEAVLRVHDDGPGIDPALRDELFARFARGDSSRARQTGGTGLGLAIVKAIVEGHHGRISVDSEPGDTTFTVRIPMTPPGETPDA, from the coding sequence ATGAGCCTGCAGACGCGGCTGATGACCGCGGTGATCGGGTTCGTGTCGCTGATCCTCGTCATCGTCGCCGTCATCACCAGCGCCACCCTCGGCAGCACGCTCGAGGACCAGCTCGACAACAAGGTGAAGAGCTACGCAGCGACGATCCGGGATCGGATCGTGGAGGGCATCGCACCGTCCGAGGCCACCGTCGACAACATCCTGTATCGCCTGGACCCCATGCCCGGACTTCTGCTGTCGCTCGGCAGCCCCATCGCGGGACCGAGCGGCGTCGCTTTCGAGGACAGCCGCGGGGCGCTGAACAGCACGCCGCAGCCGCTCACCCCCGGTCAGCTGCAGCAGCTCTACGGAACGGTCGCACTCGGGACCCCTGCGACGGTCTCCTTCGACGGTCTCGGCTCGTATCGGGTCGTCGCGACCACCGCGAGCAACGGCGTCGTCGTCGTCACCGGGCTCCCGCGCGACGACATCCAGCATCAGCTCACGCAGCTCCTCACCGTGATCCTGCTCGCGACGGCGGGCGGCCTGATCCTCCTCGCCCTGACGACGGCGGTCACGATCCGTGTCGGGCTGCGGCCACTGCGGGCGGTTGCGGCGACCGCGACGAGGGTCGCCAATCAGCAGCTCGACCGCGGCGAGGTCAGCATCACCGAACGCGTGCCGGCGAGCGAGGCCGATCCGCGGACGGAGACCGGGCTCGTCGGCGCCGCGCTCAACAAGCTCCTCGACCACGTGGACACGTCCCTCTCGGCGCGGCAGAAGAACGAGGAGCAGATGCGCCGGTTCGTCGCCGACGCGAGCCATGAGCTGCGTACGCCCCTGGCCTCGATCCGCGGCTACTCGGAGCTCTCCTTGCGGGCACTGCGTCAGGCACCGGAGGCGACGAAGGAAGACGCGGTCATCGAGGGCACGACCTCCTCCCTGGAGCGCATCCAGGCGCAGTCGCTGCGGATGACGCGGCTCGTGGAGGACCTCCTGCTCCTGGCCCGCCTCGACGAGGGCCGCGAGCTCGTGTACGGCACGGTCGACCTCGCCCAGCTCGCCCTCGAGGGCCTCTCCGACGCGCGGCCGACCGCGGCCGACCATCACTGGAACATCGAGGTGCCGGACGAGCCGGTCACCGTCCTCGGGGATGCCGGGCGGCTGCATCAGGTCGTCGCGAACCTGCTGGCCAATGCCAGGACCCACACCCCCGCGGGGACCACGGTGACGCTGAGCGTGGCCCGGGAGGGCGACGAGGCCGTGCTCCGCGTGCACGACGACGGCCCGGGGATCGATCCCGCCCTCCGCGACGAGCTCTTCGCCCGGTTCGCCCGCGGGGACAGCTCCCGCGCCCGGCAGACCGGAGGGACCGGGCTCGGTCTCGCGATCGTCAAGGCCATCGTGGAGGGCCACCACGGCCGCATCTCGGTCGACAGCGAGCCCGGCGACACGACCTTCACGGTCCGGATCCCGATGACTCCTCCCGGCGAGACCCCCGACGCCTGA
- a CDS encoding FAD:protein FMN transferase — MGEWRFEAIGTGWEIETGAPLTDDVRAAVTAEIERFDRLWSRFRDDSDVVRLGRSGGSLSAPDAGPMLDAYRELDAATAGAVNPLVADSLEALGYDAAYSLRAGEPRPAPASWTSLLTWSADTVEAHGPALLDVGALGKGRLVDRVMAVLADVPGDVVVDAGGDIRVRGAGVRVALEHPFDARKAIGVVEITDGTLCASAINRRAWGEGLHHVLDARTGQPVRTWAATWALAPEAMTADAVATALFFDGGPELAARWGVEWVRMTTDGRVQRSPGCQAELFTAAPARAAGTVGDRTP, encoded by the coding sequence ATGGGGGAGTGGCGATTCGAGGCGATCGGCACCGGGTGGGAGATCGAGACCGGTGCCCCGCTCACGGATGACGTCCGCGCGGCTGTGACCGCCGAGATCGAGCGCTTCGATCGCCTCTGGTCCCGCTTCCGAGACGACTCCGACGTGGTGCGTCTCGGCCGGTCGGGCGGCTCGCTGTCCGCTCCGGACGCGGGGCCGATGCTCGATGCCTATCGCGAGCTCGATGCCGCGACGGCCGGTGCGGTGAACCCCCTGGTCGCCGACAGCCTGGAGGCCCTGGGCTATGACGCCGCGTACTCGCTGCGGGCCGGGGAGCCCCGCCCCGCTCCCGCATCCTGGACGTCCCTGCTGACCTGGTCGGCGGACACGGTCGAGGCGCACGGGCCCGCCCTCCTCGACGTGGGCGCCCTCGGCAAGGGGCGTCTCGTCGACCGGGTGATGGCGGTGCTGGCCGACGTCCCCGGGGACGTGGTCGTGGATGCCGGCGGAGACATCCGGGTGCGCGGCGCCGGCGTGCGCGTCGCTCTCGAGCACCCGTTCGATGCGCGGAAGGCGATCGGCGTCGTCGAGATCACCGACGGCACGCTGTGCGCCTCGGCCATCAATCGACGGGCCTGGGGCGAGGGCCTCCACCACGTGCTCGATGCGCGGACGGGACAGCCCGTCCGCACCTGGGCGGCGACGTGGGCACTCGCCCCGGAGGCGATGACGGCGGATGCCGTGGCCACCGCGCTGTTCTTCGACGGCGGCCCGGAGCTGGCCGCCCGCTGGGGCGTCGAGTGGGTGCGCATGACCACCGACGGCCGTGTGCAGCGCTCGCCCGGCTGCCAGGCCGAGCTCTTCACCGCAGCTCCTGCGCGAGCCGCCGGAACCGTGGGAGACAGGACACCATGA